The following proteins are co-located in the Microcystis wesenbergii NRERC-220 genome:
- a CDS encoding HepT-like ribonuclease domain-containing protein yields MPFRDWQLRLQDIIESIDEILEWTANMTFEDFSSNRVTLKAVLYNLGIIGEASRNIPSQIQLRYSQIPWRLMGDMRNVIFHEYFRVELAIAWRTIENNLTPLRSQLQEILENEAEN; encoded by the coding sequence ATGCCTTTTAGAGATTGGCAACTTCGTCTTCAAGATATTATTGAATCCATTGATGAAATCTTGGAATGGACGGCTAATATGACCTTTGAAGATTTTAGCTCAAATCGAGTGACTCTTAAAGCAGTTCTTTATAATTTAGGAATTATTGGTGAGGCATCTAGAAATATTCCTAGTCAGATACAATTGCGTTATTCTCAAATTCCTTGGCGTTTAATGGGAGATATGCGAAATGTCATTTTTCATGAATATTTTCGGGTAGAATTGGCAATTGCTTGGCGGACGATTGAAAATAATCTAACTCCATTGCGTTCACAATTACAGGAAATTTTAGAAAATGAAGCCGAAAATTAA
- a CDS encoding M1 family metallopeptidase → MGLLLARKGTTDRVNLSLPDKNQQVRANMSHLTIDTENNQRQPFELPGAKPHYNPDRPGQVNHIFLDLIIDIPQQSFQGSCQITLTPIRQGISSLTLDAVDLNINSVFIEGISQPFDYDRSLLTIHLLQPTSDKPIILTINYQVKQPQRGLYFIGPDEYYPDKPMQVWTQGEDEDSRFWFPCFDYPGQLTTSEIRVKIPQPYIAISNGELISVATVGEDRIYHWSQKQIHPTYLMTLAVGDFAELCDSWNGVPVTYYVEKGREEEGQRSMGKTPRMIEFFSQKFGYPYPYPKYAQVCVDDFIFGGMENTSTTILTDRCLIDQRASIDHTWTESLVAHELAHQWFGDLVVIKHWSHAWIKEGMASYSEVLWTESEYGKAAGSYYLLGEARSYLEEDASRYRRPIVTHVYREAIELYDRHLYEKGACVYHMIRSILGEDLFGKAIHTFVRDNAHKTVETVDLLRAIEKATGYNLLFLFDQYVYRGGHPDYKVAYSWDNQNNLAQLTVTQTQDEKELFDLKIPVAFAYLNSDDLTYNLRIHQKEQSFYFPLAQKPDFVKFDRGNNFLKTVTLEYPIAELKAQLQQDPDPISRIYAATAIAKKGGLEAIEALGTSLENEPFWGVRVEVAKQLATLGLDQAVTALIKGLNDEKAQVRRAIVEGLSEIKTLDSYNALKSLLETGDASYYVEAATARGLGSMAVGQLQNKEGEIIDLLNHILQSRKGWNEVVRAGAIGGLSQLKTSPAALESILTYTALGTPQPLRLGAIRALGAISSGQTTDKLTVILERLETIAKETFFLTQVAVCNALGQIENAKAIAILQALSDRTPDGRVRRVAEEAVQKVQKKLGSEKAIQEIREELAKMKQENQELKSRLTKLEAKNS, encoded by the coding sequence GTGGGATTATTATTAGCAAGGAAAGGGACGACCGATCGTGTTAATTTAAGTTTACCGGACAAAAATCAGCAAGTTAGGGCTAATATGTCTCATCTCACCATCGACACGGAAAATAATCAGCGTCAACCCTTTGAATTACCGGGGGCTAAACCCCATTATAACCCCGATCGACCCGGACAAGTTAATCATATTTTTCTCGATTTAATTATTGATATTCCTCAGCAAAGTTTTCAGGGCAGCTGTCAGATTACCCTCACCCCCATTCGTCAGGGAATTAGCAGTTTAACCCTGGATGCAGTGGATCTAAATATTAATTCTGTGTTCATTGAAGGTATCAGTCAACCCTTTGACTATGATCGTTCTCTGCTGACCATTCATCTGCTACAACCCACCAGCGATAAACCGATTATCCTGACGATTAACTATCAGGTTAAGCAACCACAACGGGGATTATATTTTATCGGCCCCGACGAATATTATCCCGATAAACCGATGCAAGTTTGGACCCAGGGAGAAGATGAAGATTCTCGCTTTTGGTTTCCCTGTTTTGATTACCCCGGCCAATTAACTACCTCCGAAATTCGGGTTAAAATTCCCCAACCCTATATCGCTATTTCTAACGGGGAATTAATCTCGGTGGCAACCGTTGGTGAGGACAGAATTTATCACTGGTCACAAAAGCAAATTCATCCTACCTATTTAATGACTCTTGCGGTGGGAGATTTTGCTGAATTATGCGACTCATGGAATGGTGTTCCTGTCACTTATTATGTGGAAAAAGGACGGGAAGAAGAGGGCCAAAGAAGTATGGGTAAAACTCCCCGCATGATCGAGTTTTTTAGCCAAAAGTTTGGTTATCCCTATCCCTATCCCAAATACGCGCAAGTTTGTGTAGATGATTTTATTTTTGGTGGGATGGAAAATACTTCCACCACAATTTTAACCGATCGCTGTTTAATTGATCAAAGAGCCAGCATTGATCATACTTGGACAGAAAGCTTAGTTGCCCATGAATTAGCTCATCAATGGTTCGGTGATTTAGTGGTGATTAAACACTGGTCTCACGCTTGGATTAAAGAGGGAATGGCTTCCTATTCTGAGGTTTTATGGACAGAATCGGAATACGGAAAAGCTGCTGGTAGTTATTATTTATTAGGGGAAGCAAGAAGTTATTTAGAAGAAGATGCTTCCCGCTATCGTCGTCCGATTGTTACTCATGTTTATCGAGAAGCGATCGAACTTTATGATCGTCATCTCTACGAAAAAGGTGCTTGTGTTTATCACATGATCCGCTCTATTTTAGGGGAAGATTTATTCGGAAAAGCGATTCATACTTTTGTGCGGGATAATGCCCATAAAACCGTAGAAACTGTGGATTTATTACGGGCGATCGAAAAAGCGACCGGCTACAATTTATTATTCCTCTTTGATCAGTACGTTTATCGCGGTGGTCATCCCGATTATAAGGTGGCCTACAGTTGGGATAATCAGAATAATTTAGCCCAATTAACCGTCACCCAAACTCAGGATGAAAAGGAACTATTCGACTTGAAAATTCCCGTCGCTTTTGCCTATCTCAACTCTGACGATCTTACCTACAATCTGCGGATTCACCAAAAAGAACAAAGTTTCTATTTTCCCCTAGCACAAAAGCCCGATTTTGTCAAGTTTGATCGGGGTAATAATTTCCTCAAAACCGTCACTCTTGAGTATCCCATCGCCGAATTAAAAGCGCAATTACAACAGGATCCCGACCCGATTTCCCGTATCTATGCAGCGACGGCCATTGCTAAAAAAGGCGGTTTAGAAGCGATCGAAGCTTTAGGGACATCCCTAGAAAATGAGCCTTTTTGGGGTGTGCGTGTGGAGGTGGCCAAACAGTTAGCAACTCTTGGTTTAGATCAGGCAGTTACTGCTTTAATTAAAGGTTTAAACGATGAAAAAGCACAAGTCCGTCGGGCAATTGTCGAGGGATTAAGTGAAATTAAAACCTTAGATAGTTATAACGCGCTTAAATCCCTATTAGAAACTGGAGATGCTAGTTATTATGTGGAAGCGGCCACGGCGCGAGGATTAGGCTCCATGGCCGTGGGACAATTACAAAATAAAGAAGGGGAAATTATTGACCTGCTCAATCACATTTTACAGTCAAGAAAGGGGTGGAATGAGGTAGTAAGAGCGGGCGCAATTGGGGGTTTAAGCCAGTTAAAAACCTCGCCGGCGGCTTTGGAGTCAATTTTGACCTACACGGCTTTAGGCACGCCTCAACCCCTGAGATTAGGAGCTATCCGCGCCCTGGGAGCGATTTCTTCGGGACAAACCACGGATAAATTAACCGTAATTTTGGAACGTTTAGAAACCATTGCCAAAGAAACTTTTTTCTTGACGCAAGTGGCAGTGTGTAACGCTTTAGGACAGATAGAAAATGCCAAAGCTATCGCTATTTTACAAGCTTTGAGCGATCGAACTCCCGATGGTCGCGTCCGTCGTGTAGCCGAGGAAGCAGTACAAAAAGTCCAGAAAAAATTAGGTTCCGAGAAAGCAATTCAGGAAATTCGCGAGGAATTAGCAAAAATGAAACAGGAAAATCAGGAACTTAAAAGTCGTTTGACCAAATTAGAGGCGAAAAATAGTTAG
- a CDS encoding DUF4079 domain-containing protein: MNLPSFLWLWKIAAWSMGFTLFAYFLLAVSGVNMGYRRLAGQSRPKWLRPFHLLSGLIMVALVLILLGIGLVGTIGHYGSLGHSSHLIAGLSVVFLVFVSAISGLNITTRPPLARSLHIGTNLLLFLGFLFVSLTGWDVVQKYLQ, translated from the coding sequence ATGAATCTCCCTTCCTTTCTCTGGTTATGGAAAATTGCCGCTTGGTCGATGGGATTTACCCTCTTTGCCTATTTTTTACTAGCGGTTTCGGGGGTAAACATGGGTTATCGACGACTCGCGGGCCAATCTCGACCAAAATGGTTAAGACCCTTTCATCTCCTCAGCGGCCTGATCATGGTTGCTTTGGTCTTAATTCTGCTGGGAATCGGATTAGTGGGAACAATCGGTCATTATGGCAGTTTAGGCCACTCTTCCCACCTGATAGCGGGTTTATCGGTGGTTTTTCTGGTTTTTGTTTCGGCAATTAGCGGCCTGAACATTACAACCCGTCCACCTCTAGCGCGGTCTCTCCACATCGGCACTAATCTTTTATTGTTTCTGGGTTTTCTTTTTGTTAGCCTAACAGGATGGGATGTGGTCCAAAAATATCTACAATAA
- a CDS encoding CobW family GTP-binding protein: MQTVESQAINTMSVPKKGLPVTIITGFLGSGKTTLLNHILSNQQGLKTAVLVNEFGEIGIDNELIISSDDSMVELNNGCICCTINEDLIQAVYKVLERPEKIDYLVVETTGLADPLPVALTFLGTELREMTRLDSIVTMVDCANFSLDLFNSQAALSQITYGDIIVLNKTDLVDEADVDSLEIRIRDMKEGARILRTSKSQVPLPLILSVGLFESDKYFDTEEEHHDHDHHDHDHDHCDHDHHHDHDHDHHDHSNHLEVDGFTSISFASDQPFSIRKFQYFLDNQLPESVFRAKGILWFDESPKRHIFHLSGKRFTLEDDEWKGNPKNQLVLIGQNLDHETLKEQINNCLCLPAVNRGKGFGK; encoded by the coding sequence ATGCAAACCGTCGAATCACAAGCTATTAACACGATGTCAGTGCCAAAAAAAGGGCTACCGGTAACAATTATTACTGGGTTTCTTGGTAGTGGTAAGACTACTCTCCTCAATCATATTCTCAGCAATCAACAGGGATTAAAAACTGCTGTTCTTGTCAATGAATTCGGTGAAATCGGTATCGATAACGAACTGATTATCAGCAGTGATGACAGCATGGTAGAATTAAATAATGGCTGTATTTGCTGCACGATTAACGAGGATTTAATTCAAGCAGTTTATAAAGTTCTCGAACGTCCCGAAAAAATCGATTATTTAGTCGTAGAAACCACGGGATTAGCCGATCCTTTACCGGTAGCTTTAACCTTTTTAGGGACGGAATTACGCGAAATGACCCGTTTAGATTCCATTGTCACTATGGTGGATTGTGCCAATTTTAGTCTCGATTTATTCAACTCGCAAGCGGCCTTAAGTCAAATCACCTACGGTGATATTATTGTTCTCAATAAAACCGATCTAGTGGATGAAGCTGATGTGGATTCTTTAGAAATAAGAATCCGGGACATGAAGGAAGGAGCGAGAATTCTTCGTACTAGCAAAAGTCAGGTCCCTTTACCCTTAATTCTCAGCGTCGGACTATTTGAATCGGATAAATATTTCGACACAGAGGAAGAACACCACGACCATGATCACCACGACCACGATCACGACCATTGCGATCATGATCACCATCACGATCACGATCATGATCATCACGACCATTCCAATCATTTAGAGGTGGATGGATTTACTTCTATTTCCTTTGCTAGTGACCAACCTTTTTCGATTCGGAAGTTCCAATATTTCCTCGATAATCAGTTACCGGAAAGCGTTTTCCGCGCTAAGGGTATTCTCTGGTTTGATGAAAGTCCTAAACGTCATATTTTCCACCTCAGTGGTAAACGTTTCACTCTCGAAGATGACGAATGGAAAGGTAATCCGAAAAATCAGCTAGTTCTTATCGGTCAAAATCTCGATCATGAAACCCTAAAAGAACAGATTAACAATTGTCTTTGTTTACCTGCCGTCAATCGCGGTAAAGGATTTGGGAAATAG
- a CDS encoding metal ABC transporter solute-binding protein, Zn/Mn family: MKKLILSCLFLGLVACNASVNTTDNQKPKVISTSTIIADLTARVGGEEIDHQDILKPGDDPHVYEPVPADSVALEKADLILYNGYNLEPGLIKMINSTGIKAKKVAVGEAITPLQLAKEGQKVPDPHVWGSAKNGIIMVEKIRDQLIELSPEDKEIFTENAAQLIAELENLDRWITAAIETIPPSQRQLVTTHDAFQYYAHAYGLKVAGTLIGISTEEQPSAQTVKNLADAIKNLQVPAIFAETTINPTLITTVAAEAGVKLAPQQLYSDSIGAVGTRGDSYVKMLRENTRSIVESLGGKVPE; encoded by the coding sequence ATGAAAAAACTAATTTTATCCTGTTTATTTTTGGGATTGGTTGCTTGTAATGCCTCGGTTAATACCACCGATAACCAAAAACCAAAGGTAATCTCCACTAGCACAATTATCGCCGATTTAACCGCACGAGTGGGCGGTGAAGAAATTGACCATCAAGACATTTTAAAACCGGGGGATGATCCTCACGTTTATGAACCAGTTCCCGCCGATAGTGTCGCTTTAGAAAAAGCCGATTTAATTCTCTATAACGGTTATAATCTCGAACCGGGGTTAATTAAAATGATCAATTCTACGGGGATTAAGGCGAAAAAAGTGGCCGTGGGAGAAGCCATTACACCTTTACAACTGGCAAAAGAGGGGCAGAAAGTCCCCGATCCCCACGTTTGGGGTTCGGCGAAAAATGGGATAATCATGGTGGAAAAAATCCGAGATCAATTGATTGAATTAAGTCCCGAAGATAAAGAGATTTTTACTGAAAATGCCGCCCAATTAATCGCAGAATTAGAAAATCTTGATCGCTGGATTACTGCGGCTATTGAAACTATCCCCCCTTCCCAAAGGCAATTAGTCACCACTCATGACGCTTTTCAGTATTATGCTCATGCCTACGGTTTAAAAGTTGCGGGAACTTTAATTGGCATTAGTACCGAAGAACAACCTAGCGCCCAAACGGTGAAAAATTTAGCCGATGCTATTAAAAATCTCCAGGTTCCTGCTATCTTTGCCGAGACGACTATTAATCCCACTTTAATTACCACTGTAGCCGCAGAAGCGGGGGTAAAATTAGCACCACAACAATTATATTCTGATTCGATCGGTGCGGTGGGTACTAGAGGGGATAGTTATGTAAAAATGCTCAGGGAAAATACTCGATCGATCGTGGAATCTTTAGGGGGAAAAGTACCCGAATAA
- the thrS gene encoding threonine--tRNA ligase: MDNQAPIKLPKTSESDHLKRIRHTTSHVMAMAVQKLFPQAQVTIGPWTETGFYYDFDVPEPFTDKDLKDIKKEMVKIINKKLPVIREQVSREEAEKRIKAINEAYKLEILAGIQEPITLYHLGDAWWDLCAGPHLDNTSELDPKAIELETVAGAYWRGDENKAQLQRIYGTAWENPQQLAEYKRRKEEALKRDHRKLGKELGLFIFSDSVGPGLPLWTPKGTLIRSLLEDFLKKEQLKRGYLPVVTPHIARVDLFKISGHWQKYKEDMFPMMADDEESAGKEIGFVLKPMNCPFHIQIYKSDLRSYRELPMRLAEFGTVYRYEQSGELGGLTRVRGFTVDDSHLFVTPEQLDKEFLSVVDLILTVFKSLQLKNFKARLSFRDPESDKYIGSDEAWEKAESAIRKAVQTLGMDYFEAPGEAAFYGPKLDFIFQDALEREWQLGTVQVDYNLPERFELEYVAEDGNRKRPVMIHRAPFGSLERLIGILIEEYAGDFPLWLAPVQIRLLPVSDTQLDYAKEVTAKMQLLGIRAETDTSGERLGKMIRNAETAKIPVMAVVGAKEMETNSLSIRTRATGDLGVISVEEVVAKLESAIQNYGNF; the protein is encoded by the coding sequence ATGGATAACCAAGCCCCGATTAAACTACCGAAAACCAGCGAATCCGACCACCTCAAGCGCATTCGTCACACCACCTCCCATGTGATGGCCATGGCGGTGCAGAAATTATTCCCGCAAGCCCAAGTTACTATCGGGCCTTGGACTGAAACCGGATTTTACTACGATTTTGATGTGCCGGAACCTTTTACCGATAAGGATCTCAAGGACATCAAAAAAGAGATGGTCAAAATTATCAATAAAAAACTGCCGGTGATTCGCGAGCAAGTTTCTCGGGAAGAGGCGGAAAAGCGCATTAAAGCGATTAATGAAGCCTATAAGCTGGAAATTCTGGCGGGAATTCAAGAACCCATCACCCTCTATCATCTTGGTGACGCTTGGTGGGATTTGTGCGCCGGTCCGCACCTAGATAATACAAGTGAACTAGACCCGAAAGCGATCGAATTAGAGACGGTAGCGGGTGCTTATTGGCGTGGGGATGAAAATAAAGCCCAATTGCAGCGCATTTATGGCACAGCTTGGGAAAATCCCCAACAATTAGCCGAATACAAGCGCCGTAAGGAAGAAGCACTGAAACGGGACCATCGGAAATTAGGCAAAGAATTAGGTTTATTTATTTTCTCTGATTCTGTCGGGCCGGGGTTGCCTTTGTGGACACCCAAAGGAACTTTAATTCGTTCTTTGTTAGAAGATTTTCTCAAAAAAGAACAGTTAAAACGCGGTTATTTACCCGTAGTTACTCCCCATATTGCTCGCGTCGATTTGTTTAAAATTTCCGGTCACTGGCAAAAGTACAAAGAAGATATGTTTCCCATGATGGCGGACGATGAGGAATCTGCTGGTAAGGAAATAGGATTTGTCCTCAAACCGATGAACTGTCCTTTTCATATTCAAATCTATAAAAGTGATTTGAGATCCTATCGGGAATTGCCGATGCGTTTGGCAGAATTCGGTACAGTTTATCGTTACGAACAATCGGGAGAATTGGGAGGATTAACTAGAGTTCGCGGTTTTACCGTCGATGATTCCCATTTGTTTGTCACTCCCGAACAATTAGACAAGGAATTTTTAAGCGTTGTTGATTTAATTTTGACGGTGTTTAAGAGTTTACAATTAAAGAATTTTAAGGCGCGATTGAGTTTTCGTGACCCCGAATCGGATAAGTATATCGGTTCCGATGAAGCTTGGGAAAAGGCAGAATCAGCGATTAGAAAAGCGGTGCAAACTTTGGGGATGGATTATTTTGAAGCCCCCGGAGAAGCGGCTTTTTACGGTCCAAAATTAGACTTTATTTTCCAAGATGCCCTCGAAAGAGAATGGCAGTTAGGAACGGTACAGGTAGATTATAATTTACCCGAACGTTTTGAACTAGAATACGTTGCCGAAGATGGTAATCGTAAACGTCCAGTGATGATTCATCGCGCCCCCTTTGGTTCTTTGGAACGTTTAATTGGTATTTTAATCGAAGAATACGCGGGGGATTTTCCTCTTTGGTTAGCCCCTGTCCAGATACGATTATTACCAGTTAGTGATACTCAATTGGATTACGCGAAAGAGGTGACAGCGAAAATGCAGTTGTTAGGAATTCGCGCCGAAACCGATACCAGTGGCGAACGTTTGGGCAAAATGATCCGCAATGCTGAAACCGCAAAAATCCCCGTGATGGCAGTGGTGGGGGCAAAGGAAATGGAAACTAATAGTTTAAGTATTCGCACCCGTGCCACGGGCGATTTAGGGGTAATTAGCGTTGAGGAAGTGGTGGCAAAATTAGAAAGTGCCATCCAAAATTACGGTAATTTTTAA
- a CDS encoding DUF7219 family protein, with translation MNQNPPNDDNPNLPDRRKENFLYPRAPYYGEFKPENLLFNANLQEFAQKVSFICNLETGGKISSLEAYQKIKALWKDLKQSKKGLGIGENTFQKDDDT, from the coding sequence ATGAACCAGAATCCTCCTAACGATGATAACCCAAATCTCCCCGATCGCCGCAAGGAGAATTTTCTCTATCCTCGCGCCCCCTACTATGGGGAATTTAAGCCGGAGAATTTGCTATTTAACGCCAATTTACAGGAATTTGCCCAAAAGGTCAGTTTTATTTGTAATCTGGAAACGGGGGGCAAAATCAGTTCTCTAGAAGCCTACCAAAAAATTAAAGCCCTCTGGAAAGACTTAAAACAGAGCAAAAAAGGCCTAGGCATTGGGGAAAATACCTTTCAAAAAGATGATGATACCTAA
- the purC gene encoding phosphoribosylaminoimidazolesuccinocarboxamide synthase, whose amino-acid sequence MEKLYEGKAKILYQTDDPDILLTYYKDDATAFNAQKRGQIVGKGEINCTVSTALFQWLESLGIPTHYIDRPSSREMRVKAIKIIPLEVVVRNIAAGSLCKQTGLKEGKVLPFPLVEFYLKDDALGDPLLTPDRIKVIDIASEEQVNQLRDLALQINQYLQELFDKCQIILVDFKLEFGVDQRGKIYLGDEISPDTCRLWDKTQEDAQARILDKDRFRRDLGDVETAYQQVQARVLRQIESL is encoded by the coding sequence ATGGAAAAACTCTATGAAGGTAAGGCCAAAATTCTCTATCAAACCGATGATCCCGATATTCTCCTCACTTATTACAAAGACGATGCCACCGCTTTTAATGCCCAAAAACGCGGGCAAATTGTCGGCAAAGGGGAAATTAACTGTACTGTCTCCACTGCCCTCTTTCAATGGTTAGAATCCCTAGGAATACCTACCCATTATATCGATCGCCCTAGTTCTAGGGAAATGCGCGTCAAGGCGATTAAAATCATTCCCTTGGAAGTAGTAGTCAGAAATATCGCCGCCGGGAGTTTGTGCAAGCAAACGGGATTAAAGGAGGGGAAAGTTTTACCTTTTCCTCTTGTAGAATTTTACCTCAAGGATGATGCTTTAGGCGATCCTTTGTTAACGCCCGATCGCATAAAAGTGATTGATATTGCCAGCGAGGAGCAAGTCAATCAGTTACGAGATTTAGCCCTGCAAATCAATCAATATCTACAAGAACTTTTTGATAAGTGCCAGATTATTCTCGTCGATTTTAAGTTAGAATTTGGAGTTGATCAAAGGGGCAAAATTTATCTAGGTGATGAAATTAGCCCCGATACCTGTCGTCTCTGGGATAAAACCCAAGAGGATGCTCAAGCGCGTATTCTCGATAAGGATCGTTTTCGTCGCGATTTGGGAGATGTGGAAACTGCCTATCAACAAGTACAAGCAAGAGTTTTACGACAGATAGAGAGTTTATAA
- the coaE gene encoding dephospho-CoA kinase (Dephospho-CoA kinase (CoaE) performs the final step in coenzyme A biosynthesis.) has translation MSRRIIGLTGGIACGKSTVSHYLENIYKIPVLDADIYAREAVEKGSEILERILARYGRKVKTEDNSLNRQQLGEIIFNNPEEKIWLESQIHPYVRECFKRYLEQLEAPIVVFSIPLLFEAKLTHLVTEIWVVSCSFEQQIQRLMTRNNLTREQANARINNQMPLAEKIALADIVLDNSGDLEALYTQIDRAIL, from the coding sequence ATGTCGAGAAGAATTATCGGGTTAACAGGGGGAATAGCTTGTGGTAAATCCACGGTTTCTCATTATTTGGAAAATATCTACAAAATTCCCGTCCTTGATGCGGATATTTATGCCCGGGAAGCAGTGGAAAAAGGTTCGGAAATTTTAGAGAGAATTTTGGCGCGTTATGGCAGAAAAGTTAAAACTGAGGATAATTCCCTTAATCGCCAACAGTTAGGAGAGATTATTTTTAATAATCCCGAGGAAAAAATCTGGTTAGAAAGTCAGATTCATCCCTACGTTAGAGAATGTTTCAAGCGGTATTTAGAGCAGTTAGAAGCCCCAATAGTTGTTTTTTCTATTCCTTTATTATTTGAGGCAAAATTAACCCATTTAGTCACAGAGATTTGGGTGGTTTCTTGCAGTTTCGAGCAACAAATTCAACGCTTAATGACTAGAAATAACTTAACTAGAGAACAAGCGAACGCTCGGATTAATAATCAAATGCCTTTAGCCGAAAAAATTGCCTTAGCTGATATTGTTTTGGACAATTCCGGGGATTTAGAAGCTTTATATACTCAGATCGATCGAGCTATCCTGTAA
- a CDS encoding energy-coupling factor transporter transmembrane component T family protein, whose product MQSFNWQTVDRDSPFTRLDFRTKLTMMIVVTLIAFTWESPLAGGFLTLIVALACLWAGVKWSYLLTILKFMAPFYLFLLITMGFFNVEQVKALTGKPELTPLLTVGSAQMTVEGTLYGLNVIFKTLTMVLIIPLAIFTTDINQMMVSLTKARIPYKIVFIFSSTLRLFPLLVEESRSIISAQRLRGLAIEKMGWLQKGKIYASIAVPLILNAMAKSQKLEVVLQAKAFSGDPDRTFLQESILTNKDYLLIIGFLFLLVLAIILYVKFGVGKFAWLF is encoded by the coding sequence ATGCAATCATTTAACTGGCAAACCGTCGATCGAGATTCCCCTTTTACTCGCCTAGATTTTCGGACAAAATTAACCATGATGATCGTGGTTACTCTCATCGCTTTTACTTGGGAAAGTCCCCTCGCTGGCGGTTTTCTAACTCTTATTGTCGCTTTAGCTTGTCTCTGGGCTGGGGTAAAATGGTCTTATCTCCTCACCATTTTAAAATTCATGGCTCCCTTTTATCTATTCTTATTAATTACCATGGGATTTTTTAATGTGGAACAGGTAAAAGCTTTAACGGGAAAACCTGAATTAACTCCCTTATTAACCGTCGGTTCTGCTCAAATGACTGTGGAGGGAACCCTCTACGGTTTAAATGTGATCTTTAAAACTCTCACCATGGTTTTAATTATTCCCCTCGCTATTTTTACCACCGATATAAATCAGATGATGGTGAGTTTAACTAAAGCCAGAATTCCTTACAAAATAGTCTTTATTTTTTCCTCTACCCTGCGTTTATTTCCTCTCCTAGTAGAAGAATCTCGCTCGATTATTTCTGCTCAAAGATTACGAGGATTAGCAATAGAAAAAATGGGTTGGTTACAAAAAGGAAAAATTTACGCTTCTATCGCTGTACCTTTAATTTTAAACGCTATGGCTAAATCGCAAAAATTAGAGGTAGTTCTACAGGCTAAAGCTTTCTCTGGTGATCCCGATCGCACATTTTTACAGGAATCAATCTTAACCAATAAAGACTATTTATTAATTATTGGCTTTCTATTTTTATTGGTTTTGGCAATTATTCTCTATGTAAAATTCGGGGTGGGAAAATTTGCCTGGTTGTTTTAA